The following proteins come from a genomic window of Finegoldia magna ATCC 29328:
- the miaA gene encoding tRNA (adenosine(37)-N6)-dimethylallyltransferase MiaA, giving the protein MRKKCIVIVGPTGVGKTRLSIFLAKRLSSEIISADSMQIYKYMDIGTAKVEPKYQRVIKHHLIDIVEPYENFNVEQFKNLCIEKIEEISSKNKIPIIVGGTGLYINSITHKLEFNAVKSDDKLREELENISLQYGNEKLHEILEDIDPKSADKIHMNNVRRVIRAIEVCKLTGHKFSEINDKFDHYNDDYDFYIIGLNDDRQVLYERINKRVDEMIDEGFMAECKYIYEMTDENSQSIQAIGYREAFMYLNNKISFKDMISLMKKNSRKYAKRQLTWFRQDKRIHWMNLKDFREFEDIEQICLKNVKEWLYDKR; this is encoded by the coding sequence ATGAGGAAAAAATGTATTGTAATAGTTGGACCTACTGGAGTGGGGAAGACCAGGTTGAGTATTTTTTTAGCAAAAAGATTAAGTAGTGAGATTATTTCTGCAGATTCAATGCAAATATATAAGTATATGGATATTGGAACTGCAAAAGTAGAACCAAAATATCAGAGAGTAATTAAACATCATTTAATAGATATAGTTGAACCATATGAAAATTTTAATGTTGAACAATTTAAAAATCTATGCATAGAAAAAATTGAAGAAATTTCATCAAAAAACAAAATCCCAATTATTGTTGGAGGCACAGGCTTATATATAAACTCGATAACTCATAAGTTAGAGTTTAATGCTGTTAAATCTGATGACAAATTAAGAGAAGAATTGGAAAATATTTCTTTACAATATGGAAATGAGAAACTTCATGAAATATTAGAAGATATAGATCCAAAGTCCGCTGATAAGATTCACATGAACAACGTGAGACGTGTTATTAGAGCAATCGAAGTATGTAAACTAACTGGGCATAAGTTTAGTGAAATTAACGATAAATTTGACCATTATAACGATGATTATGATTTTTATATAATTGGATTAAATGATGACAGACAGGTCCTTTACGAAAGGATTAACAAAAGAGTTGATGAGATGATTGATGAAGGTTTTATGGCTGAATGCAAATACATTTATGAAATGACGGATGAAAACTCTCAATCAATTCAAGCTATAGGCTATAGAGAAGCTTTTATGTATTTAAATAATAAGATATCTTTTAAAGATATGATTAGTCTAATGAAAAAAAATAGTAGAAAATATGCTAAGAGACAGTTAACGTGGTTTAGACAAGATAAAAGAATTCATTGGATGAATTTGAAAGACTTTAGAGAATTTGAAGACATCGAACAAATTTGTTTGAAAAATGTGAAAGAATGGTTATATGATAAGAGATAA